In the Leptolyngbya sp. FACHB-261 genome, one interval contains:
- the egtC gene encoding ergothioneine biosynthesis protein EgtC, with protein sequence MCRLTAYLGPAVSLGKLLLEPEHSLLVQSYKPQEMANAVVNADGFGVGWYHPQRQIPPCVYTNIIPMWNDINFPNLGTYLESSCILANVRSATTGIAVDQSNCQPFRYDNLLFTHNGYITNFRKTLMRPIRDSLSDEYYQAIQGTSDSEHIFALFLNYWQQSQLSLVEALDKTVQQLVAWAGDSVGLALNLLVTDGNQVAGVRTNHQASSPSLYWQQGEAALIASEPLSPEQAWSPCPDHHLLSVNRSGQFQFEAL encoded by the coding sequence ATGTGTCGTCTGACTGCCTATCTAGGGCCCGCGGTTTCGCTGGGAAAACTTTTGTTGGAGCCGGAGCATTCGCTATTGGTTCAGAGCTACAAACCGCAAGAAATGGCCAATGCTGTGGTCAATGCAGATGGTTTTGGTGTGGGCTGGTATCACCCTCAACGGCAAATACCTCCCTGTGTCTACACCAACATCATACCCATGTGGAATGACATCAACTTCCCCAATCTAGGAACTTACCTGGAGTCTAGCTGTATCTTGGCCAACGTGCGCAGTGCTACCACGGGCATCGCTGTTGACCAGAGCAATTGCCAGCCGTTTCGCTATGACAATCTGCTGTTTACTCACAATGGCTACATTACCAACTTTCGCAAGACATTAATGCGGCCTATCCGTGACAGTCTGAGCGACGAATACTACCAAGCCATTCAAGGCACCAGCGATTCAGAACATATCTTTGCGCTGTTTTTGAATTATTGGCAACAGTCGCAACTGAGTTTGGTCGAAGCCCTGGATAAAACGGTACAGCAGCTAGTGGCTTGGGCAGGAGATTCGGTAGGTCTGGCTCTCAACTTGCTGGTCACTGATGGCAACCAGGTGGCAGGGGTTCGGACCAACCATCAGGCCAGCAGTCCCTCCCTGTATTGGCAGCAGGGAGAAGCGGCATTGATTGCCTCAGAACCTCTGTCTCCAGAGCAAGCTTGGTCCCCTTGCCCAGACCATCATTTGTTGAGTGTTAATCGCTCAGGTCAATTTCAGTTTGAAGCACTCTGA
- a CDS encoding DMT family transporter — protein MVRLSQKALRTQGVALLVAITVVWGTTFPLLKGAVESLSPAVLIGSRFVIAALALAPFVRLNITLLRDGLLLGLLLFAAFATQVLGLETTSANRAAFITALNVILVPLLEPLLGRRLPHVALVAAGLALTGIGIMSWEGGSWVVGDFWMLGCALSYALYILLLEAVTPQHAPLSLSAVQLAVVALLGLGWSAPALLEQWPAVRANFTAVLYLGLIATAIATWVQAVAQRWLSASETALIYALEPVFAAVFSFWLLGESLGVRGLLGAGLVLGATVLSQVRRES, from the coding sequence ATGGTGCGTCTATCTCAGAAGGCTCTGCGTACTCAGGGTGTTGCCCTACTGGTTGCGATCACAGTGGTCTGGGGAACCACGTTTCCCCTGCTGAAAGGTGCAGTTGAAAGTCTTTCCCCTGCGGTTCTAATTGGCAGCCGCTTTGTGATTGCGGCCTTAGCTTTGGCACCATTCGTGCGTCTGAATATAACCCTGCTGCGAGATGGCCTCTTGCTGGGGCTGCTACTCTTTGCTGCGTTTGCGACCCAGGTGCTTGGTCTCGAAACCACCTCAGCTAACCGGGCAGCCTTTATCACCGCTCTGAACGTCATTCTGGTGCCTTTGTTGGAACCACTGCTGGGCCGACGTCTGCCCCATGTAGCTCTCGTAGCAGCAGGGCTGGCTCTTACTGGGATTGGCATTATGTCTTGGGAGGGGGGAAGCTGGGTGGTGGGTGATTTCTGGATGCTCGGCTGTGCCCTGAGCTACGCGCTCTACATCCTCCTGCTGGAAGCAGTAACACCGCAGCATGCACCACTCAGCCTGAGTGCGGTTCAACTCGCTGTAGTCGCCCTATTAGGTCTAGGCTGGTCAGCCCCAGCGCTGCTAGAGCAATGGCCTGCCGTAAGGGCCAACTTCACTGCGGTGCTCTACCTGGGACTGATTGCTACTGCCATCGCTACCTGGGTGCAGGCCGTGGCTCAACGTTGGCTCTCAGCCTCAGAAACAGCATTGATTTACGCCCTAGAGCCGGTATTTGCGGCTGTGTTCTCCTTTTGGTTGCTCGGCGAGAGTTTGGGAGTGCGTGGGCTACTGGGGGCTGGCTTAGTCTTGGGCGCAACTGTTTTAAGTCAGGTGCGCCGCGAGAGCTAG
- a CDS encoding TIGR04283 family arsenosugar biosynthesis glycosyltransferase, which yields MPEVQQVSIVIPALNEAACLGQTLRQLSILDPPAWEVLVVDGGSEDETVAIAESLGVKVLYSCKQGRSVQMNQGAQAASGDILCFLHADTVVPSDLIAVIRQALANPTVSCGGFITLIAGSTHTHWGVSLHNYLKTFYAPLLFRPHLFFKGLRLLFGDQVMFCRREDFQACGGFDPTLPIMEEADLCIKLVQRGRIRLINRTVLTSDRRIARWGPWKATALHLMIGFLWGFGVDAAYLKRFYQDFR from the coding sequence ATGCCTGAAGTTCAACAAGTGTCCATTGTGATTCCGGCTCTGAATGAAGCAGCCTGTTTGGGACAAACCTTACGTCAACTTAGCATTCTAGATCCTCCCGCTTGGGAGGTACTTGTGGTAGACGGAGGCAGTGAAGATGAGACTGTAGCGATTGCTGAGAGCTTGGGCGTTAAAGTGCTCTACTCCTGCAAACAGGGACGTTCAGTTCAAATGAATCAAGGGGCCCAAGCGGCTAGTGGCGACATTCTCTGCTTTCTACATGCAGATACTGTCGTGCCTAGTGATCTGATCGCTGTGATCCGACAAGCACTTGCCAATCCGACTGTTTCCTGCGGTGGCTTCATCACCTTGATTGCAGGTTCAACCCATACTCATTGGGGTGTTTCACTACATAACTATCTCAAAACTTTCTACGCACCACTACTATTTCGACCCCATCTATTTTTTAAGGGATTACGGTTGTTGTTTGGCGATCAGGTAATGTTCTGCCGTCGTGAAGACTTTCAGGCCTGTGGTGGTTTTGATCCGACTCTGCCCATTATGGAAGAAGCTGATTTATGCATTAAATTAGTCCAGCGGGGCCGGATTCGCTTAATCAATCGAACAGTATTAACCTCTGATCGTCGTATTGCTCGTTGGGGGCCTTGGAAAGCAACTGCACTCCACTTGATGATCGGCTTTCTCTGGGGGTTTGGCGTGGATGCAGCCTACCTCAAACGCTTCTATCAAGACTTCCGCTGA
- a CDS encoding FkbM family methyltransferase gives MGIAEARLPNGLKVAYLNQLELNFLYREIFEQQVYLRHGITVKPGDCVFDVGANIGLFSLLLSQASPELNLYCFEPIPAVFKALQRNSFLHFSNATLLNLGLSQSSGAASLTYYQKCSGWSTLYPDPEEVTESLRTYAGNSGSLLPWLRRLIATRLAKRLLSEQQTITCQLKTLSEVIQDQNISQINLLKIDAERSELDILLGIQPRDWPKIQQLVLEVQDLENRVVSIETMLKQQGFTVTAEQQPELKDTVYYNVYATRL, from the coding sequence ATGGGTATTGCAGAAGCCAGACTTCCCAATGGCTTAAAAGTTGCTTATCTAAATCAATTGGAGCTGAATTTTCTTTACCGCGAGATTTTTGAGCAGCAGGTTTATTTGCGTCATGGCATCACGGTCAAGCCTGGAGACTGTGTGTTCGATGTGGGTGCCAATATCGGCCTATTCTCACTGTTACTGAGTCAAGCGTCTCCAGAGTTAAATCTTTACTGTTTCGAGCCCATCCCAGCCGTATTCAAGGCATTGCAGCGCAATAGTTTCCTGCATTTTTCCAACGCTACGCTCTTGAATCTCGGCTTGTCTCAAAGCTCTGGAGCAGCAAGTCTAACCTATTACCAGAAATGCAGTGGTTGGTCTACGCTCTATCCTGATCCAGAGGAAGTTACAGAGTCACTGCGCACCTATGCCGGCAACTCGGGCAGCCTGTTGCCCTGGCTCCGGCGGCTTATTGCCACGCGGCTAGCCAAGCGCCTGCTGTCAGAGCAGCAGACTATAACTTGTCAACTCAAAACGCTCTCTGAAGTCATTCAAGATCAGAACATCAGCCAAATTAATTTGCTCAAAATTGATGCTGAAAGAAGTGAATTAGATATTCTGCTGGGCATTCAGCCGCGTGACTGGCCTAAAATCCAACAGCTTGTGCTCGAAGTTCAGGATCTTGAAAACAGAGTTGTGAGCATTGAAACCATGCTCAAACAACAGGGTTTTACAGTGACCGCTGAACAGCAGCCAGAGCTGAAAGATACCGTTTACTACAACGTCTACGCAACCAGGCTTTAG
- a CDS encoding DUF547 domain-containing protein, whose product MLNFSVWDSLLRQYVDDQGRVDYGAWQNEQPDALTPWLAELASFDLQTQPDTDFQLAFWVNAYNACAISDVLSRYPIDSIRPRILGVPNWPAFLWFFLKPTYVVAKRRLSLNQIEHNILRRDFAEPRIHFALVCASVGCPLLRAGAYWPEQVRQQLEEDASRFINNPEKVHYEPETNTLHCSQILKWYRDDFCRVAPSAPDYIRRYLKTDFSTEPLPQIRYLPYDWSLNQRKS is encoded by the coding sequence ATGCTGAACTTCTCTGTCTGGGATTCGCTGCTCCGGCAATACGTGGATGATCAGGGCCGGGTAGATTATGGGGCCTGGCAAAATGAGCAGCCGGACGCTTTGACACCATGGCTGGCGGAGTTGGCCAGCTTCGACCTACAGACTCAACCAGATACCGATTTCCAGTTGGCTTTCTGGGTGAATGCCTACAATGCTTGCGCAATTTCCGATGTCTTAAGCCGTTATCCGATTGATTCAATTCGGCCAAGGATTTTAGGTGTTCCCAATTGGCCTGCTTTTTTATGGTTTTTTCTGAAGCCTACTTATGTTGTAGCTAAGAGACGGTTGAGTTTAAATCAGATTGAACATAATATTCTGCGTCGTGATTTTGCTGAACCTCGGATTCATTTTGCTCTGGTTTGTGCATCGGTTGGTTGTCCATTATTAAGGGCTGGTGCTTACTGGCCAGAGCAGGTCCGGCAGCAACTAGAGGAAGATGCGAGCCGCTTTATTAATAATCCTGAGAAAGTTCACTACGAACCTGAAACCAATACACTGCATTGCAGCCAAATTTTAAAATGGTACCGGGATGACTTTTGCCGGGTCGCACCTTCTGCACCAGACTACATTCGCCGCTATCTCAAAACAGATTTTTCGACTGAGCCTTTGCCGCAGATTCGCTACCTGCCTTATGATTGGAGCCTCAATCAGCGGAAGTCTTGA
- a CDS encoding SUMF1/EgtB/PvdO family nonheme iron enzyme — MNHTLSPNAPPLSAQQSHLKAAIQAELTQTRVHTLSLFDAIDEQDFCRQFHPDFSPVGWHLGHIGYTEAFWLLGQCQGETALVQEYEPIFSAVQSVKHERIYLPPRSDILDYLSRVQEASLQLLHSTNFDPEHWLLRRAQVFYQVLQHEYQHSETVVIVQRLMGQRGLGPQFVSPSAPAAPLHIPAGTLEMGDEGPRAYDNEHPIHPVSVKEFWIDAAPVSVEQYACFIKAGGYQQPWLWSEDGWAWREAHSIQAPLCWSEQKLEAPLCHVSAYEAEAYARWVGKRLPTEAEWEQAARTGLQDIGAVWEWTASTFTPYPGFRPYPYAGYSAAYFDGQHRVLRGGSWATARPLVRASFRNWYHPWVRQIFAGFRCVSSSCPDSEGQCSKQ; from the coding sequence ATGAATCACACCCTGAGCCCTAATGCTCCGCCACTCTCAGCCCAGCAATCGCATCTGAAAGCGGCAATTCAGGCAGAGCTAACCCAGACCCGAGTCCATACTTTAAGCCTGTTTGACGCTATTGATGAGCAAGATTTTTGCAGACAATTTCACCCAGATTTCAGTCCCGTGGGTTGGCATCTAGGCCACATTGGTTATACCGAAGCTTTTTGGCTGCTAGGGCAATGCCAGGGCGAAACAGCATTGGTTCAGGAGTACGAACCAATCTTTTCGGCGGTGCAATCAGTCAAGCATGAGCGAATCTATTTGCCGCCCCGCTCAGACATTCTGGACTATCTCAGCCGAGTGCAAGAGGCTAGCTTGCAGTTATTGCACAGCACTAACTTCGATCCTGAGCACTGGTTGTTGCGCCGAGCCCAGGTGTTTTACCAGGTTTTGCAGCACGAATACCAGCACAGCGAAACGGTTGTGATTGTGCAGCGCTTGATGGGTCAGCGAGGGCTAGGGCCTCAGTTTGTGTCCCCAAGTGCGCCTGCCGCACCCCTACACATCCCTGCTGGGACCCTAGAAATGGGCGATGAAGGTCCTAGAGCTTACGACAACGAGCATCCTATTCACCCGGTGTCCGTCAAAGAGTTCTGGATTGACGCGGCACCTGTGAGCGTTGAACAATATGCTTGCTTCATTAAGGCCGGGGGATACCAGCAGCCTTGGCTATGGTCCGAGGATGGCTGGGCCTGGCGGGAAGCACACAGCATTCAGGCGCCGCTGTGCTGGTCTGAGCAGAAATTAGAGGCACCCCTCTGCCATGTCAGCGCCTATGAGGCAGAAGCCTATGCTCGCTGGGTGGGCAAACGCTTACCGACTGAAGCAGAGTGGGAGCAAGCCGCGCGGACTGGCTTACAGGATATCGGTGCGGTTTGGGAATGGACCGCGAGCACCTTCACCCCCTATCCTGGTTTCCGGCCCTATCCCTACGCTGGCTACTCAGCTGCTTACTTTGATGGACAGCATCGCGTATTACGCGGCGGATCTTGGGCTACGGCTCGGCCCTTGGTCCGGGCCTCATTCCGTAACTGGTATCACCCTTGGGTTAGGCAAATTTTTGCAGGCTTTCGCTGTGTCTCGTCTAGTTGCCCTGATTCTGAGGGGCAATGTTCCAAACAGTGA